A single Tenacibaculum sp. Bg11-29 DNA region contains:
- a CDS encoding sterol desaturase family protein, which produces MGLLNQDVLYLWSTPFFISIILIEIYFSYRNKAKNYDFKDTSTNVYFALLNFSLDLLMKVVSFGVMGICYHYRIINWEYLGLAYWLFSFIGQDFLYYIHHYVDHHSRFFWAVHVTHHNSKYYNISTGFRSPVLQPLFRYMFFLPLAFLGVEPLHIMFAYALNQIYGTLCHTNFIKSKLGLWGFFFVTPSHHRVHHASNTKYLDKNMGMVLIIWDRMFGTFQAEEDETEYEKIKYGLTSEIEDKGPINIIFHEWKEIFKDFFNRKKDLPLGTRLKYVFMPPGWSHDNSSKTSRELQEELTK; this is translated from the coding sequence ATGGGTTTATTAAATCAAGATGTTTTATACTTATGGAGTACTCCATTCTTTATTTCAATTATTTTAATTGAAATTTATTTTAGTTATCGAAACAAAGCAAAAAATTACGACTTCAAAGACACTTCTACTAATGTTTATTTTGCATTACTTAATTTTAGTTTAGACCTATTAATGAAAGTAGTTTCTTTCGGTGTTATGGGAATTTGCTATCACTATAGAATTATAAACTGGGAGTATTTAGGATTAGCTTATTGGCTATTTTCTTTTATTGGTCAAGATTTCTTATACTACATACATCATTATGTAGATCATCATTCAAGATTTTTCTGGGCAGTTCATGTAACACATCATAATTCAAAATATTACAATATTTCTACTGGTTTTCGCTCACCTGTATTGCAACCATTATTTCGTTATATGTTCTTTTTGCCCTTAGCTTTTTTAGGTGTGGAACCTTTACATATTATGTTTGCTTATGCTTTAAATCAAATTTATGGAACTTTATGTCACACTAATTTCATAAAAAGTAAATTAGGGTTATGGGGTTTCTTTTTTGTGACTCCTTCTCACCATAGAGTCCACCACGCTTCTAACACCAAATATTTAGATAAAAACATGGGAATGGTTTTAATTATTTGGGACCGTATGTTTGGAACATTTCAAGCAGAAGAAGATGAAACCGAATATGAAAAAATTAAATATGGATTAACCTCTGAAATAGAAGATAAAGGTCCTATAAATATCATTTTTCATGAGTGGAAAGAAATTTTTAAAGATTTTTTTAATAGAAAAAAAGACTTACCTTTAGGTACAAGATTAAAATATGTTTTTATGCCTCCTGGTTGGAGTCATGATAATAGTTCTAAAACAAGTCGTGAACTACAAGAAGAATTAACAAAATAA
- the bcp gene encoding thioredoxin-dependent thiol peroxidase, whose protein sequence is MTTLKIGDKAPNFESVDEKGNVIKLSDYKGKKLVLFFYPKASTPGCTNEACNLRDNYQTFLAKGYAVLGASADSAKRQQNWINKHELPFPLLADENKEVINAFGIWGPKKFMGKEYDGIHRTTFVIDENGIIEDVIAKVKTKEHTNQILG, encoded by the coding sequence ATGACTACATTAAAAATAGGAGATAAGGCACCAAATTTTGAATCTGTTGATGAGAAAGGAAATGTTATAAAATTATCAGATTATAAAGGTAAAAAGTTGGTGTTATTTTTTTATCCAAAAGCAAGTACACCTGGTTGTACTAATGAAGCTTGTAATTTAAGAGATAATTACCAAACTTTTTTAGCAAAAGGATATGCGGTTTTAGGAGCAAGTGCAGATTCTGCTAAACGTCAACAAAATTGGATAAATAAACATGAGTTACCTTTTCCGTTATTAGCAGATGAAAATAAAGAGGTAATTAATGCATTTGGTATTTGGGGGCCAAAAAAGTTTATGGGAAAAGAATACGATGGTATTCATAGAACAACTTTTGTAATTGATGAGAATGGAATTATTGAAGATGTAATTGCTAAAGTAAAAACAAAAGAACACACAAATCAAATTTTAGGATAA
- the nth gene encoding endonuclease III yields MTKADKVQFVIDTLQKLYPEIPVPLDHKDPYTLLIAVLLSAQCTDVRVNKITPLLFAKADTPYDMVKMTVEEIKEIIRPCGLSPMKSKGVHGLSKILIEKHNGEVPKSFEYLEELPAVGHKTAGVVMSQAFGVPAFPIDTHIHRLLYRWNLTNGKNVTQTEKDAKRLFPKEVWNDLHLQIIWYGREYSPARGWNLENDIITKTIGRKSVLDEYYKK; encoded by the coding sequence ATGACCAAGGCTGACAAAGTTCAATTTGTAATTGATACATTACAAAAATTATACCCTGAAATACCTGTTCCTTTAGACCATAAAGACCCATATACATTACTTATTGCAGTCTTGTTATCTGCTCAATGTACAGATGTACGCGTAAATAAAATTACTCCGTTACTTTTTGCTAAAGCAGACACCCCCTATGATATGGTAAAAATGACTGTTGAAGAAATTAAAGAAATAATAAGGCCTTGTGGCTTATCACCCATGAAGTCTAAAGGAGTTCATGGTTTATCTAAAATTTTAATAGAAAAACATAATGGTGAAGTTCCTAAGAGTTTTGAATACTTAGAAGAGTTACCCGCTGTAGGACATAAAACGGCAGGTGTTGTTATGAGTCAAGCTTTCGGTGTTCCTGCATTCCCTATAGATACACATATACATCGATTATTATATCGATGGAATTTAACCAATGGAAAAAATGTAACGCAAACTGAAAAAGATGCTAAACGTTTATTCCCTAAAGAAGTTTGGAATGATCTTCATTTACAAATAATTTGGTATGGTAGAGAATATTCACCTGCTCGTGGATGGAATTTAGAGAATGATATTATCACAAAAACAATTGGAAGGAAATCTGTTTTAGATGAATATTATAAAAAATAA